A genomic segment from Dermacentor silvarum isolate Dsil-2018 chromosome 11, BIME_Dsil_1.4, whole genome shotgun sequence encodes:
- the LOC119433388 gene encoding dnaJ protein homolog 1 — MGKDYYKILGISKGASDDDIKKAYRKLALKYHPDKNKSPEAEEKFKEVAEAYEVLSDKKKRDVYDRFGEEGLKGSAGGGGGGGTNMPGGQSFTYTFHGDPRATFAQFFGTDNPFENFFSFGGGPGGPGGMNMFFSGPGGGADDDMDLDGDPFGVPMGGGRPGANPFRSQSFTAGARPGSGGKAQGRQDPAIEHDLHVTLEEVLRGCTKKMKISRKVMGPDGRTPKREEKVLTINVKPGWKAGTKITFQREGDQLPGTIPADIVFIIRDKPHPQFKREGADIRYTARLTLKQALCGVTIEVPTLTKGKISLPLKDIVKPTTVKRIQGQGLPYPKDPTKRGDLLVSFDIQFPEHLSESARQILYDTLPPHV, encoded by the exons ATGGGTAAAGACTACTATAAGATCCTCGGCATCAGCAAGGGTGCCAGTGATGACGACATCAAGAAGGCCTACCGGAAGCTCGCCCTCAAGTACCATCCAGACAAGAACAAGTCTCCGGAGGCCGAGGAGAAGTTCAAGGAGGTTGCCGAGGCGTACGAGGTGCTGAGCGACAAGAAGAAGCGGGACGTCTACGACCGCTTCGGCGAGGAAGGCCTCAAGGGCAGCgccggcggaggcggcggcggaggaACCAACATGCCTGGAGGCCAGTCGTTCACCTACACCTTCCACGGCGACCCGCGGGCCACGTTCGCCCAGTTCTTCGGCACTGACAACCCGTTCGAGAACTTCTTCAGCTTCGGCGGCGGACCTGGCGGGCCCGGCGGCATGAACATGTTCTTCAGCGGACCCGGTGGGGGTGCCGACGACGACATGGACCTGGACGGCGACCCCTTCGGCGTGCCCATGGGAGGCGGGAGACCCGGCGCTAACCCGTTCCGGTCCCAGAGCTTCACGGCGGGCGCCCGGCCTGGCAGTGGCGGAAAGGCTCAGGGCAGGCAGGACCCTGCCATCGAGCACGATCTGCACGTGACACTCGAGGAGGTTCTCCGCGGCTGCACCAAGAAGATGAAGATCAGCCGGAAAGTCATGGGACCGGACGGGCGCACGCCCAAGCGCGAGGAGAAGGTGCTCACCATCAACGTCAAGCCAGGCTGGAAGGCTGGCACGAAGATCACCTTCCAGCGCGAAGGCGACCAGCTTCCCGGTACCATCCCGGCGGACATCGTGTTCATCATCCGCGACAAGCCCCACCCGCAGTTCAAGAGGGAAGGCGCCGACATCCGCTACACTGCCAGGCTCACGCTCAAGCAG GCTCTGTGTGGAGTGACGATAGAGGTGCCAACATTGACCAAGGGCAAGATATCACTGCCACTGAAGGACATCGTCAAGCCCACAACAGTCAAGCGGATCCAGGGCCAAGGCCTGCCGTACCCCAAAGACCCAACAAAGCGTGGTGACCTGCTTGTCAGCTTCGACATCCAGTTCCCCGAGCACTTGTCGGAAAGTGCACGGCAAATACTCTACGACACATTGCCTCCCCATGTCTGA
- the LOC119432524 gene encoding dnaJ homolog subfamily B member 4-like, with the protein MRKRIWAEGTNRELRTLQQDWTPKETMVKDYYHILGIGKDASKNDVVEAYRKLACKYHPDINKSPEAVEKFKEIDEAFEVLSDKKKRDFYDRIGSRTDTAGATERHQEPTIYYDVPVSLEEVYNGCTKKIKITRTVTGPDGQTPKPESKLFDIKVKPGWKEGTKVRFHGEGDQLPNTIPADVVFIIRDKPHPYFKRDGADVLYVAKITFKEVSDNDLTAHTKFALRTKLSTPDILILIKEEVRSNIPKYGEHVVMTLDLKGAF; encoded by the exons atgcgcaaacgcatcTGGGCGGAGGGAACGAATCGAGAACTTCGTACACTGCAGCAGGACTGGACTCCGAAA GAGACGATGGTTAAAGACTACTACCATATCCTCGGCATCGGCAAGGATGCCAGCAAGAACGACGTCGTGGAGGCCTACCGGAAGCTCGCCTGCAAGTACCATCCAGACATTAACAAGTCTCCGGAGGCCGTAGAGAAGTTCAAGGAGATTGACGAGGCGTTCGAGGTGCTGAGCGACAAAAAGAAGCGAGACTTCTACGACCGCATCGGCAGTAGAACCG ACACTGCAGGAGCAACCGAGCGACACCAAGAGCCGACCATTTATTACGACGTGCCCGTGTCACTCGAGGAAGTGTACAACGGTTGCACAAAGAAAATTAAAATCACGAGAACGGTGACGGGCCCAGACGGTCAGACGCCGAAGCCGGAGAGCAAGTTGTTCGATATCAAAGTGAAGCCCGGATGGAAAGAAGGCACCAAGGTCAGGTTCCATGGCGAAGGTGACCAGCTTCCCAACACCATCCCCGCCGACGTCGTGTTCATCATACGCGACAAGCCGCACCCGTACTTCAAGAGGGATGGAGCGGATGTCCTCTACGTCGCAAAGATCACTTTCAAGGAGGTAAGT GATAATGACCTGACGGCTCACACGAAGTTTGCGTTGCGCACCAAGCTATCAACACCAGACATTCTAATCCTCATCAAGGAGGAAGTTCGGAGCAACATTCCAAAGTATGGAGAGCACGTGGTCATGACCCTCGACCTCAAGGGGGCCTTCTAA